The Myxococcaceae bacterium JPH2 genome contains a region encoding:
- a CDS encoding aminotransferase class IV — protein sequence MVSTVAVNGQLHRWEDLRLQDFSQGYFFGAGFFTTFRIEAGAPLFLTRHLDRVKTSLAAHPRAVHAPPAEQLEPSTVREVVRRCLDADTALSARFDGVGKLAVSDGHALLTFRPHAADFAALQREGRAVDAVEPGAYRRGDVSVNHKGLAYFRQYAHLPRLPLLCNEAAQVCELPTANLFFHLDGALITPPLDAPCLPGVARAVLLDAGHVAGLPVREDAVPLARLAEVRAAFFTNAVALAVGISRLMDRALPESASLAAHARALISAQASREP from the coding sequence ATGGTCTCCACCGTCGCCGTCAACGGCCAACTCCACCGCTGGGAGGACCTGCGCCTCCAGGACTTCTCTCAGGGCTACTTCTTCGGCGCGGGCTTCTTCACCACCTTCCGCATCGAGGCCGGTGCGCCGCTGTTCCTCACGCGCCACCTGGACCGCGTGAAGACGAGCCTCGCGGCCCATCCCCGCGCGGTGCACGCGCCACCTGCCGAGCAACTCGAACCCAGCACCGTGCGCGAAGTCGTGCGGCGCTGCCTGGACGCGGACACCGCGCTCAGCGCGCGATTCGATGGCGTGGGCAAGCTGGCGGTGAGCGATGGCCACGCGCTGCTCACCTTCCGCCCGCACGCGGCGGACTTCGCGGCACTCCAGCGTGAGGGGCGCGCGGTGGATGCGGTCGAGCCCGGCGCGTACCGGCGCGGGGATGTGTCCGTGAACCACAAGGGCCTCGCGTACTTCCGGCAGTACGCGCACCTGCCCCGACTGCCGCTGCTGTGCAATGAGGCAGCCCAGGTCTGCGAGCTGCCCACCGCGAACCTCTTCTTCCACCTGGATGGCGCGCTCATCACGCCCCCGCTCGACGCGCCGTGCCTGCCCGGCGTCGCCCGAGCCGTGCTGCTCGACGCGGGCCACGTGGCGGGGCTGCCCGTGCGAGAGGATGCCGTTCCACTCGCGCGGCTCGCGGAGGTGCGCGCGGCCTTCTTCACCAACGCCGTGGCACTGGCCGTGGGCATCTCGCGACTGATGGACCGCGCGCTGCCAGAGAGCGCCTCGCTGGCCGCTCACGCCCGGGCGCTCATCTCGGCCCAGGCGAGTCGCGAACCCTGA
- a CDS encoding GAF domain-containing protein has product MDEESQALPDERERMLHRQAVLLEQSVLLELAAARTSDFEASLRQILQSDAELLSVDRVSYWTFEQDSRALLCRLLYARGQGASEPGIRLLASEYPHYFEALARTPFIATSDAQADPRTREFTDSYLQPLGISSMMDVPVWVQGRLGGVVCHEHRGTHRLWTLEEQALARSIGHVVSMALESTERHRAEDSLRQSEERFRLLVDGVKDYALVMLDPDGRVVSWNAGAERITGYGASEALTKHFTDFQTKESVERGWPQLQLLGASEAGRVEIEGWRVRKDGSRFWANVVLTSLRSPDGRLRGFAEVSRDLTEQKWAEHQRGLLVEASASEQRQRLLSEVSSALVSSLDVSAALAAVAHRVVPLLADACILHLEHEGGLRLAACEQARGAVDFDLCRSLSGPTPELAPPLALLQVLRTGKARRIRHLGRLLRRLGPRAAVPAAQRESLAPFSVMMAPLLARGRVLGTLTLLRNAPAYPYSRAELLLAEELARRSAYAVDNGRLYEELRRAEQSQRLLDEASKTLAESLDYETTLSRVAHLGIPQMADWCVVDVLEESGTPRRIALAHADPSKQALLQELQDRYPARRDSHPPAARVLRTGVSELFPAITDERLTAVAADAHHADLLRELGTRTAIAVPLRARGRILGAITFASGAGRTYGPADLQLAEQLAHRTSMAIDNARLYQRARVAIDSRDEFLSIASHELRTPVTTLHLQLQTIQRMGRARQDLELTRRVDVAVKQMHRLDKLIDGLLDVSRITAGKLHFDLELLDLSELAAEVVEQFQVEAHRAGCELRLHADAPVTGLYDRLRLEQVLANLLSNAFKYARGKPVQVTVHSAPGDLALLTVEDQGIGISEADATRIFSRFERAVSPRHYGGLGLGLFITQSIVQAHGGTIHVSSRPGEGSRFTVCLPRRPDAARAVDSAASATQEAAPP; this is encoded by the coding sequence ATGGACGAGGAAAGCCAGGCCCTCCCGGACGAGCGGGAGCGAATGCTCCACCGCCAGGCCGTCCTCTTGGAGCAGTCCGTCCTGCTCGAGCTGGCCGCCGCGCGGACCTCGGACTTCGAGGCCAGCCTCCGCCAGATTCTCCAGAGCGACGCGGAGCTGCTGAGCGTCGACCGGGTGAGCTACTGGACCTTCGAGCAGGACTCCCGCGCGCTCCTCTGCCGCCTCCTGTACGCGCGCGGACAGGGCGCATCCGAGCCCGGCATCCGCTTGCTGGCGAGCGAATACCCCCACTACTTCGAGGCGCTCGCGCGGACCCCGTTCATCGCGACCTCGGACGCCCAGGCGGATCCGCGCACGCGGGAGTTCACCGACAGCTACCTCCAGCCGCTCGGCATCTCGTCGATGATGGACGTCCCGGTCTGGGTCCAGGGCCGCCTGGGCGGCGTCGTCTGTCACGAGCACCGAGGAACGCACCGCCTCTGGACCTTGGAGGAGCAGGCCCTGGCCCGCTCCATCGGCCACGTGGTGTCCATGGCGCTGGAGTCCACCGAGCGGCACCGAGCCGAGGACTCCCTGCGACAGAGCGAGGAGCGCTTCCGCCTGCTCGTCGATGGCGTGAAGGACTACGCGCTCGTGATGTTGGATCCGGATGGGCGGGTGGTGAGCTGGAACGCGGGCGCCGAGCGCATCACCGGCTACGGAGCCTCGGAGGCGCTGACCAAGCACTTCACCGACTTCCAGACGAAGGAGAGCGTGGAGCGCGGCTGGCCGCAGCTGCAGCTCCTGGGCGCATCCGAGGCGGGCCGCGTGGAGATCGAGGGCTGGCGCGTTCGCAAGGACGGCTCGCGCTTCTGGGCGAACGTCGTGCTCACCTCACTGCGCTCCCCTGACGGCCGCCTGCGCGGCTTCGCCGAAGTGAGCCGCGACCTGACCGAGCAGAAGTGGGCCGAGCATCAGCGCGGCCTGCTCGTGGAGGCGAGCGCCTCCGAGCAACGCCAGCGTCTGCTGTCCGAGGTGAGTTCCGCGCTCGTGTCCTCGCTCGATGTCTCCGCGGCGCTCGCGGCGGTCGCGCATCGCGTGGTGCCACTCCTCGCGGATGCCTGCATCCTCCACCTGGAACACGAGGGCGGATTGCGGCTCGCCGCGTGCGAGCAGGCGCGCGGCGCGGTGGACTTCGACTTGTGCCGTTCCCTGAGCGGCCCCACTCCGGAACTCGCTCCACCGCTCGCGCTGCTCCAGGTGCTGCGGACCGGCAAGGCCCGACGCATCCGACACCTGGGCCGGCTCCTGCGCCGACTCGGGCCGCGCGCCGCCGTGCCCGCGGCCCAGCGGGAGTCCCTCGCTCCGTTCTCGGTGATGATGGCGCCCTTGCTCGCCCGCGGTCGCGTGCTGGGGACGCTCACCTTGCTGCGGAACGCGCCCGCGTATCCGTACTCGCGCGCGGAGCTGCTGCTGGCCGAGGAGCTGGCGCGGCGCTCCGCCTACGCCGTGGACAACGGAAGGCTGTACGAGGAGCTGCGCCGCGCCGAGCAGTCGCAGCGACTCCTCGATGAGGCGAGCAAGACGCTGGCGGAGTCGCTCGACTATGAGACGACGCTGTCGCGCGTCGCGCACCTGGGCATCCCGCAGATGGCGGACTGGTGCGTGGTGGATGTGTTGGAGGAGTCCGGCACGCCGAGGCGCATCGCGCTCGCGCACGCGGACCCATCGAAGCAGGCGCTGCTCCAGGAGCTCCAGGACCGCTATCCCGCGCGGCGAGACTCCCATCCTCCCGCGGCCCGCGTGCTCCGCACGGGCGTCTCGGAACTCTTCCCCGCCATCACCGATGAGCGGCTGACGGCCGTCGCGGCGGATGCCCACCACGCTGACCTCCTCCGTGAGCTGGGCACCCGCACCGCCATCGCCGTGCCGCTGCGCGCACGGGGCCGCATTCTCGGCGCCATCACCTTCGCCTCGGGCGCGGGGCGTACCTATGGGCCCGCGGACCTCCAGCTCGCGGAGCAGCTCGCCCACCGCACGTCGATGGCCATCGACAACGCGCGGCTGTATCAACGCGCCCGCGTCGCCATCGACTCGCGCGATGAGTTCCTCTCCATCGCCTCGCACGAGCTGCGCACGCCCGTCACCACGCTGCACCTCCAGCTCCAGACGATTCAGCGCATGGGCCGCGCGCGGCAGGACCTGGAGCTGACGCGCCGGGTGGACGTGGCGGTGAAGCAGATGCACCGGCTCGACAAGCTGATTGACGGGCTGCTCGACGTGTCCCGCATCACCGCGGGCAAGCTCCACTTCGACCTGGAGCTGCTGGACCTCTCCGAACTCGCGGCCGAGGTGGTGGAGCAGTTCCAGGTGGAGGCCCACCGCGCCGGCTGCGAGCTGCGGCTCCACGCCGACGCGCCCGTGACGGGCCTGTATGACCGGCTGAGATTGGAGCAGGTCCTGGCCAACCTCCTGTCGAACGCCTTCAAGTACGCGCGCGGCAAGCCCGTGCAGGTGACCGTGCATTCGGCCCCCGGTGACCTCGCCTTGCTCACCGTCGAGGACCAGGGCATCGGCATCTCGGAGGCGGACGCGACCCGCATCTTCAGCCGCTTCGAGCGCGCCGTCTCGCCTCGGCACTATGGCGGCCTGGGACTGGGGCTCTTCATCACCCAGAGCATCGTGCAGGCCCACGGCGGCACCATCCACGTCTCGAGTCGCCCCGGCGAGGGGTCGCGCTTCACGGTCTGCCTGCCGCGTCGGCCCGATGCGGCGCGCGCGGTGGACAGCGCCGCGTCCGCGACTCAGGAAGCCGCGCCCCCCTGA
- a CDS encoding aminodeoxychorismate/anthranilate synthase component II, translated as MILLVDNFDSFTFNLVQAFGALGAEVLVKRNDALTVADVEALRPSHLVLSPGPCTPNEAGVSLALIRAFAGRIPLLGVCLGHQCLGQVFGAKVVRAPVPVHGKTAAVEHASQGVFEGLPVPFRAARYHSLVVERASLPDCLEVTAWQGDLIMGLRHRELPRVEGVQFHPESFLTPEGPRLLANFLEPGRGRRPK; from the coding sequence GTGATTCTCCTCGTCGACAACTTCGACTCGTTCACCTTCAACCTCGTGCAGGCCTTCGGCGCGCTGGGCGCGGAGGTTCTGGTGAAGCGCAACGACGCGCTCACGGTCGCGGACGTGGAGGCACTGCGGCCCAGTCACCTCGTCCTCTCGCCCGGGCCGTGCACACCGAATGAGGCCGGGGTGTCGCTCGCGCTCATCCGAGCCTTCGCCGGACGCATCCCGTTGCTCGGCGTCTGCCTGGGCCACCAGTGCCTGGGGCAGGTGTTCGGCGCGAAGGTGGTGCGCGCCCCCGTGCCCGTGCACGGGAAGACGGCCGCGGTCGAGCACGCGAGCCAGGGCGTCTTCGAAGGACTCCCCGTCCCCTTCCGCGCCGCGCGCTACCACTCGCTGGTGGTGGAGCGAGCCTCGCTGCCCGACTGCCTGGAGGTCACCGCCTGGCAGGGAGACCTCATCATGGGATTGCGACACCGCGAGCTGCCTCGCGTGGAGGGCGTGCAGTTCCATCCCGAGTCCTTCCTCACGCCCGAGGGCCCTCGGCTCCTGGCCAACTTCCTGGAGCCGGGGCGCGGACGCCGCCCGAAGTGA
- a CDS encoding DUF853 family protein → MATDARLIAFLSDGCEVFSGVQQGQALWQPDPFDVESMNAQARRAFERLVQRATRRAPPPDSGKILLVLGESGSGKTHLVRAFRNSVHGKQQGYVGYVPMTVDAANYDRHVLSNLIASLDHSYDSNQGEDSGLTRLSDAVMRRCSSAFAPLIPAEQILDEEELHGVVHSVADELHADPNFSAVDVSLLRALLYLQRRDARFHHRVLQWLRCEDLSPADRKVLGELVPRTADDDPGRMMEHLGLLMGVLGQALIICVDQMEDISDFEQSPRMEPSCRRAMNSLAALAGRVPTAVVVVCCLTDFWTKMRAQLNRAMIDRIENDPEPVELDPLVSADTARDIAARRLSALYAQRQVQPAPTDPTYPFPAQGFDKLAGLRARDVLNECRRYRDRAIQDDRLPETFPLPRPARVDASPHLTPPTAPSPLEQLWLDFKANFRAQVPDQNADIAALLAWAIEMGGHELGGTPRFAVRARDGESIDVSEKPVGRELFVALCNKSSRGGHLSKQMAEALRAAVGKVPILVRTTDFPSTLGNQVAEQTSLLLSRGGRRAVIADSDMRELVALQAFRQAHPEPAYLEWSRQSRPITGLKSISDMLGLERLAVQAGAHASARAGKAQVPTTKRADVQIFDGPRGAFGKPPGLTPNTKRPDPTPRSPKDADDISFPEDLGVMGDILTSPPSGPRKQHPDSTPVVSPPYGKLPLPDLVTGPLQLGATEGLLSEPLTMEVEDLTRHCAFLGGTGSGKTTLALSVVEQLLLQGIPALLLDRKGDLASYAKDEAWREKLDVPFLEERRRLLRERVDVALYTPGRSDGRPLAMPLVPRGLEQLPPEEQEQGLQQAADALASMLEYKNSPKDRASRALLSQAIRLLTQRAPQRELTLEMIQGLVESMDSTLVEEAKGLDLKLFPKLSQDLATLRMNKRALLSSTGEKLDLEELLGRGPGASTGRTRLSIVSTKYLGDTPNVLFWVSQLLQEANRWASQHPSPRLQATLLFDEADLYLPAVGVPATKPPMENLLRRARSAGVGVLLATQSPGDFDYKCRENVRTWFVGCVREERAIGKLRPMFSEAKVDAAQTLPPQKQGQFHLLRDGQVRRLKADRSVMRTEQLPEDEILRLARRTQERQGK, encoded by the coding sequence ATGGCCACTGATGCTCGACTGATTGCCTTCCTCTCCGACGGCTGCGAGGTCTTCAGCGGCGTCCAGCAGGGCCAGGCCCTCTGGCAGCCCGACCCGTTCGACGTCGAGTCGATGAACGCGCAGGCCCGCCGCGCCTTCGAGCGACTCGTCCAGCGCGCCACGCGCCGCGCCCCGCCACCGGACTCCGGCAAGATCCTGCTGGTCCTGGGCGAGTCCGGCAGCGGCAAGACGCACCTGGTGCGGGCGTTCCGCAACAGCGTGCACGGCAAGCAGCAGGGCTATGTCGGCTACGTGCCCATGACGGTGGACGCGGCCAACTACGACCGGCACGTGCTGTCCAACCTCATCGCGTCCCTGGACCACAGCTACGACAGCAATCAGGGCGAGGACTCGGGGCTCACCCGACTGTCCGACGCGGTGATGAGGCGCTGCTCCAGCGCCTTCGCGCCCCTCATCCCCGCCGAGCAGATCCTCGACGAGGAGGAGCTGCACGGGGTGGTCCACTCCGTCGCGGATGAGCTGCACGCCGACCCGAACTTCAGCGCGGTGGACGTCAGCCTCCTGCGCGCCCTGCTCTACTTGCAGCGCCGCGACGCGCGCTTCCATCACCGCGTGCTGCAGTGGTTGCGCTGCGAGGACCTGTCCCCAGCGGACCGCAAGGTGCTGGGCGAGCTGGTGCCCCGCACGGCGGACGACGACCCAGGCCGCATGATGGAGCACCTGGGGCTGTTGATGGGCGTGCTGGGCCAGGCGCTCATCATCTGCGTGGACCAGATGGAGGACATCAGCGACTTCGAGCAGAGCCCTCGGATGGAGCCCTCGTGCCGCCGAGCGATGAACTCGCTGGCCGCGCTGGCCGGGCGCGTGCCCACCGCGGTCGTGGTCGTCTGCTGCCTCACCGACTTCTGGACCAAGATGCGCGCCCAGCTCAACCGGGCGATGATCGACCGCATCGAGAACGACCCTGAGCCCGTGGAGCTGGATCCTCTGGTCAGCGCGGACACCGCGCGGGACATCGCGGCGCGGCGGCTGAGCGCCCTGTATGCGCAGCGGCAAGTGCAGCCAGCGCCAACGGATCCGACGTACCCGTTCCCCGCCCAGGGCTTCGACAAGCTCGCCGGCCTGCGCGCCCGCGACGTGCTGAACGAGTGCCGCCGCTATCGGGACCGCGCCATCCAGGACGACCGGCTGCCCGAGACCTTCCCGCTGCCCCGCCCCGCTCGCGTGGACGCGAGCCCCCATCTCACGCCCCCCACCGCGCCCTCTCCGCTGGAGCAGCTGTGGTTGGACTTCAAGGCCAACTTCAGGGCGCAGGTCCCGGATCAGAACGCGGACATCGCCGCGCTGCTCGCGTGGGCCATCGAGATGGGCGGTCATGAGCTGGGCGGCACGCCGCGCTTCGCCGTGCGCGCGCGGGATGGCGAGTCGATCGACGTCTCCGAGAAGCCCGTGGGCCGCGAGCTGTTCGTCGCGCTGTGCAACAAGTCTTCACGAGGCGGGCACCTGTCGAAGCAGATGGCCGAAGCCCTGCGCGCCGCCGTGGGCAAGGTCCCCATCCTGGTGCGCACCACGGACTTCCCCTCGACGCTGGGCAACCAAGTGGCGGAGCAGACCTCGCTCCTGCTGAGCCGGGGCGGACGGCGCGCGGTCATCGCCGACAGCGACATGCGCGAGCTGGTGGCCCTGCAAGCCTTCCGGCAAGCGCATCCCGAACCGGCCTACCTGGAGTGGAGCCGCCAGTCGCGGCCCATCACCGGGTTGAAGTCCATCAGCGACATGCTCGGACTGGAGAGGCTCGCGGTGCAGGCCGGCGCCCACGCTTCGGCACGCGCCGGCAAGGCGCAGGTCCCGACCACGAAGCGCGCGGACGTGCAGATCTTCGACGGCCCGCGCGGCGCGTTCGGCAAGCCACCCGGCCTCACCCCGAACACGAAGCGCCCGGACCCCACGCCCCGGTCTCCGAAGGATGCGGACGACATCTCGTTCCCGGAGGATCTCGGCGTCATGGGGGACATTCTGACGTCCCCTCCCTCCGGGCCGCGCAAGCAGCACCCCGACTCCACGCCGGTCGTCAGTCCACCCTACGGGAAGCTCCCGCTGCCGGACCTCGTCACGGGCCCGCTGCAGTTGGGCGCCACGGAGGGACTCCTGTCCGAGCCCCTCACGATGGAGGTCGAGGACCTGACGCGGCACTGCGCCTTCCTGGGCGGCACGGGCAGCGGCAAGACGACGCTGGCGCTCAGCGTGGTGGAGCAGCTCCTGCTGCAAGGCATCCCCGCGCTGCTGTTGGACCGCAAGGGCGACCTCGCCTCCTACGCGAAGGACGAGGCGTGGCGGGAGAAGCTGGACGTCCCCTTCCTCGAGGAGCGGCGCAGACTGCTGCGTGAGCGCGTGGACGTGGCGCTCTACACCCCGGGCCGCTCGGATGGACGTCCGCTGGCCATGCCCCTGGTGCCGCGCGGCCTGGAGCAGCTCCCCCCCGAGGAACAGGAGCAGGGCCTGCAACAAGCCGCGGACGCGCTCGCGAGCATGCTCGAGTACAAGAACAGCCCCAAAGACCGAGCCTCCCGCGCGCTCCTGTCGCAGGCCATCCGCCTGCTGACCCAGCGCGCGCCGCAGCGCGAGCTGACGCTGGAGATGATCCAGGGCCTCGTCGAGTCCATGGACTCGACGCTCGTCGAGGAGGCCAAGGGCCTGGACCTCAAGCTGTTCCCCAAGCTCAGCCAGGACCTCGCCACGCTGCGCATGAACAAGCGCGCGCTCCTGTCGAGCACCGGCGAGAAGCTGGACCTGGAGGAGCTGCTGGGCAGAGGCCCAGGTGCCAGCACGGGGCGCACGCGACTGAGCATCGTCAGCACCAAGTACCTGGGCGACACCCCCAACGTCCTCTTCTGGGTCTCCCAACTGCTCCAGGAAGCGAACCGCTGGGCGAGCCAGCACCCCTCGCCGCGACTGCAGGCCACGCTCCTCTTCGACGAGGCGGACCTGTATCTGCCGGCCGTGGGCGTCCCCGCCACGAAGCCGCCCATGGAGAACCTGCTGCGGCGTGCTCGCTCGGCGGGCGTGGGCGTGCTCCTGGCGACGCAGAGCCCCGGCGACTTCGACTACAAGTGCCGCGAGAACGTGCGCACCTGGTTCGTGGGCTGCGTGCGCGAGGAGCGCGCCATCGGGAAGCTTCGGCCCATGTTCTCCGAGGCCAAGGTGGACGCGGCCCAGACGCTCCCGCCTCAGAAGCAGGGACAGTTCCACCTGCTGCGCGACGGACAGGTGCGACGCCTCAAGGCGGACCGCAGCGTCATGCGCACCGAGCAACTCCCCGAGGATGAAATCCTCCGGCTTGCTCGCCGGACCCAGGAGCGACAGGGCAAGTAG
- a CDS encoding anthranilate synthase component I family protein yields MDALPHPVPTLDRERFEALVRQGYSQVPLVRRLDSVVARPVDLLRALPTEGRFLLESTRVSEEGRYSFLGARPFLRFTAKGARCHIDGVEQPGSPLDVLGALLRRWSAPRLPGMPLFCGGAVGVFSYEANHYFERLPRHPGDDLGLPDIALHFVDTFLVVDHVEGAVLAVATGNDHDDCMRRLDELEHLARQAEPTSAPPPPLANTPPVAWRSNFTQADYLRAVERVREYILAGDTYQVNLSQRLEVDFPGEPLALYDCLSATSPVHFASYFEFDGYHVVSASPERLVRVEDGWATTRPIAGTRRRGTPEEEARFVHELRTSEKEQAEHAMLVDLERNDLGRVCAHGTVAVTRLMEIIEYAHVLHIESEVKGQLAPGVEPLDVVGALFPGGTITGVPKIRTMQIITELEPTPRGLYTGSLGYFSFAGGMDLNIVIRTLLVKDGRAYTQVGGGIVHDSEPRQEYKETLNKARSQLLALAACGGAR; encoded by the coding sequence ATGGATGCCCTGCCTCACCCCGTGCCCACGCTGGACCGCGAGCGCTTCGAAGCGCTCGTGCGTCAGGGCTACTCGCAGGTCCCCCTCGTGCGCCGGTTGGACTCGGTCGTCGCGCGCCCCGTGGACCTCTTGCGAGCCCTGCCCACCGAGGGGCGCTTCCTCCTGGAGAGCACCCGCGTCAGCGAGGAGGGGCGCTATTCGTTCCTCGGCGCGCGGCCCTTCCTCCGCTTCACCGCGAAGGGCGCGCGGTGCCACATCGACGGCGTCGAGCAACCCGGCTCGCCGTTGGACGTCCTGGGCGCGCTGCTGCGGCGCTGGAGCGCCCCGCGCCTGCCGGGCATGCCCCTCTTCTGCGGCGGCGCGGTGGGCGTCTTCTCCTACGAGGCGAACCACTACTTCGAGCGCCTGCCCCGACACCCGGGCGACGACCTGGGGCTCCCCGACATCGCCCTGCACTTCGTGGACACGTTCCTCGTGGTGGACCATGTCGAGGGCGCCGTGCTCGCCGTGGCCACGGGCAACGACCACGACGACTGCATGCGACGGCTGGATGAGCTGGAGCACCTCGCACGACAGGCCGAGCCCACCTCCGCGCCACCACCGCCGCTCGCGAACACACCGCCGGTGGCGTGGCGCTCCAACTTCACGCAAGCGGACTACCTGCGCGCGGTGGAGCGCGTGCGCGAGTACATCCTCGCGGGGGACACGTATCAGGTGAACCTCTCGCAGCGGCTGGAGGTGGACTTCCCGGGCGAGCCGCTCGCGCTCTACGACTGCCTCTCCGCCACCAGTCCCGTGCACTTCGCCAGCTACTTCGAGTTCGACGGCTACCACGTGGTGAGCGCGTCCCCCGAGCGCCTGGTGCGAGTGGAGGACGGCTGGGCCACCACGCGCCCCATCGCCGGCACACGTCGCCGAGGCACCCCCGAGGAAGAGGCGCGCTTCGTCCACGAGCTGCGCACGAGCGAGAAGGAACAGGCCGAGCACGCCATGCTCGTGGACCTGGAGCGCAATGACCTGGGCCGCGTGTGCGCGCACGGCACGGTGGCGGTGACGCGGCTGATGGAGATCATCGAGTACGCCCACGTCCTGCACATCGAATCCGAGGTGAAGGGACAGCTCGCGCCGGGCGTGGAGCCACTCGACGTGGTGGGCGCGCTGTTCCCTGGCGGCACCATCACGGGCGTCCCGAAGATTCGCACCATGCAGATCATCACCGAGCTGGAGCCCACGCCTCGCGGCCTCTACACGGGCTCGCTGGGCTACTTCAGCTTCGCGGGGGGCATGGACCTGAACATCGTCATCCGCACCCTGCTGGTGAAGGATGGCCGCGCGTACACGCAGGTGGGCGGCGGCATCGTCCACGACTCCGAGCCCCGCCAGGAATACAAGGAGACGCTCAACAAGGCCCGCTCGCAGCTCCTCGCGTTGGCGGCGTGTGGAGGGGCGCGGTGA